A stretch of the Acomys russatus chromosome 23, mAcoRus1.1, whole genome shotgun sequence genome encodes the following:
- the Neurog2 gene encoding neurogenin-2 — MFVKSETLDLKEEEEVLMLLGSASPASATLTPMSSSADEEEDEELLRPGASRGQRGAEAGKGVPGSSASGAGGCRPARLLGLVHECKRRPSRARAVSRGAKTAETVQRIKKTRRLKANNRERNRMHNLNAALDALREVLPTFPEDAKLTKIETLRFAHNYIWALTETLRLADHCAAAGGLQGALFSEAVLLSPGAALSASGDSPSPSSSWSCTNSPASSSNSTSPYSCTLSPASPGSDVDYWQPPPPDKHRYAPHLPLSRDCI, encoded by the coding sequence ATGTTCGTCAAGTCCGAGACTCTGGatttgaaggaggaggaggaggtgctgatgctgctgggcTCGGCTTCCCCGGCCTCTGCGACCCTGACTCCAATGTCCTCTAGTGCggacgaggaggaggacgaggagctGCTCCGGCCCGGCGCCTCGCGTGGGCAGCGTGGGGCGGAAGCCGGGAAGGGGGTGCCAGGCAGTTCGGCGTCGGGTGCCGGGGGATGCCGGCCGGCGCGGCTGCTGGGCCTGGTGCACGAGTGTAAACGGCGCCCCTCGCGAGCTCGGGCAGTCTCCCGAGGGGCCAAGACGGCGGAGACAGTGCAGCGCATCAAGAAGACCCGCAGGCTGAAGGCCAACAACCGCGAGCGGAACCGCATGCACAACCTGAACGCGGCGCTGGACGCGCTGCGCGAGGTGCTGCCCACGTTCCCCGAGGATGCCAAGCTCACGAAGATCGAGACGCTCCGCTTCGCCCACAATTACATCTGGGCTCTCACCGAGACGCTGCGCCTGGCGGACCACTGCGCCGCCGCCGGCGGTCTCCAGGGGGCGCTCTTCTCCGAGGCGGTGCTGCTGAGCCCAGGAGCCGCACTCAGCGCCAGCGGGGACAGCCCTtcgccctcctcctcctggagCTGCACCAACAGCCCTGCGTCGTCCTCCAACTCCACGTCGCCATACAGCTGCACTTTATCGCCCGCTAGCCCCGGGTCAGACGTGGACTACTGGCAGCCCCCACCTCCCGATAAGCACCGTTATGCACCTCACCTGCCCCTCTCCAGGGACTGTATCTAG